One stretch of Nocardioides perillae DNA includes these proteins:
- the lexA gene encoding transcriptional repressor LexA — protein MAGTKKRVAELPDGPPDATGLTPRQQRVLNVIRDAVEHRGYPPSMREIGDAVGLSSSSSVAHQLKVLEEKGFIRRDPKRPRALEVFLPESAAGRRAVGAATDTGFDETGIGDALPAAQYVPMVGRIAAGGPILAEQRTEDVFPLPQQLVGDGTLFMLEVSGDSMVDAAICNGDYVVVRQQPTAHNGEVVAAMIDGEATVKTFQRKDGQVWLLPHNDAYDPIDGTHATILGKVTAVLRRL, from the coding sequence ATGGCAGGCACGAAGAAGCGGGTGGCCGAGCTGCCCGACGGACCCCCCGACGCGACGGGCCTGACCCCGCGCCAGCAGCGGGTGCTCAACGTGATCCGCGACGCCGTCGAGCACCGCGGCTACCCCCCGAGCATGCGCGAGATCGGCGACGCCGTCGGCCTGTCGAGCTCCTCCTCGGTGGCCCACCAGCTCAAGGTGCTCGAGGAGAAGGGGTTCATCCGCCGCGACCCCAAGCGCCCCCGCGCCCTCGAGGTCTTCCTGCCCGAGTCCGCCGCCGGGCGCCGCGCGGTCGGCGCGGCCACCGACACCGGCTTCGACGAGACCGGCATCGGCGACGCGCTCCCCGCCGCCCAGTACGTCCCCATGGTCGGCCGCATCGCCGCCGGCGGGCCGATCCTCGCCGAGCAGCGCACCGAGGACGTCTTCCCGCTCCCCCAGCAGCTCGTCGGCGACGGCACGCTCTTCATGCTCGAGGTCTCCGGCGACTCGATGGTCGACGCGGCGATCTGCAACGGCGACTACGTCGTCGTGCGCCAGCAGCCCACCGCCCACAACGGGGAGGTCGTGGCGGCGATGATCGACGGCGAGGCGACGGTCAAGACCTTCCAGCGCAAGGACGGCCAGGTCTGGCTGCTCCCCCACAACGACGCCTACGACCCGATCGACGGCACCCACGCCACGATCCTCGGCAAGGTCACCGCGGTCCTGCGCCGCCTCTGA